Proteins from one Nomia melanderi isolate GNS246 chromosome 3, iyNomMela1, whole genome shotgun sequence genomic window:
- the LOC116432891 gene encoding lipid storage droplets surface-binding protein 1 isoform X1, whose product MARPNVKKRHSDLPQFEFVIRITNLPIVENSIHIASNVYDMIKRSNSLMSWSLDTAEQSLAIATASAKPAIYALNGPITTIDQLLCKGIDIVEQRVPSVHLPPHLMYSNAKEYVNNKIFKPVLMRAGSVKQIGSQAANAAADRLNDALIAADKYVDHYLPADPADKVDDGNPAEPVSKTTRTIKHGARFSRKLQKRLTRRTLAEARALKEQGTECIHVLLYVVELLATDPKLAYQKAKELWATLSLPEPENQARPATLEQLLVLLTRESARRIVHLVNGTATLAKRTPRDLGRVLVRVSHQLLAVANASLQMIPVIGKKDAVKARMSTIRAIIQRLSSTTNHLLEQLAAFLAGRPSVPKVTHVQSHQQNHNNHMSLTSNPPVNGIE is encoded by the exons ATGGCGCGGCCAAACGTGAAAAAGCGGCACTCAGATTTGCCGCAATTCGAATTTGTCATCAGGATTACAAATCTTCCCATCGTGGAGAACAGTATACATATTGCTAGTAACGTGTATGATATGATAAAG CGTTCAAACTCTTTAATGAGTTGGAGTTTGGACACTGCTGAACAGTCATTAGCGATCGCTACAGCATCCGCGAAACCAGCGATTTATGCGTTAAATGGCCCCATCACGACAATCGATCAGCTCCTCTGCAAAGGCATCGACATCGTTGAGCAAAGAGTGCCGTCTGTTCATCTACCTCCTCATCTT atGTACAGCAACGCGAAAGAATACGTGAACAATAAAATCTTTAAGCCTGTCCTGATGCGAGCCGGAAGTGTAAAACAGATAGGAAGTCAGGCAGCGAACGCCGCGGCTGATAGATTAAACGATGCTTTGATCGCTGCTGACAAATATGTTGATCATTATTTGCCTGCTGATCCCGCCGATAAAGTAGAcg atGGTAACCCCGCAGAACCTGTAAGCAAGACTACTCGAACTATTAAGCATGGTGCCAGATTctcgagaaaactacagaagAGACTGACGCGTCGTACATTAGCAGAAGCTCGTGCCTTGAAGGAGCAGGGTACAGAATGCATTCATGTACTTTTATACGTTGTGGAACTG TTAGCAACAGATCCGAAATTAGCATATCAGAAAGCAAAGGAGCTATGGGCAACATTAAGTTTACCGGAGCCGGAGAATCAAGCTCGTCCAGCCACGTTGGAACAATTGTTGGTTCTGTTGACACGTGAATCTGCGCGCCGCATTGTTCATCTTGTAAATGGCACTGCAACATTAGCTAAAAGAACACCGCGTGACCTCGGCCGAGTTCTCGTTCGAGTGTCCCATCAATTGCTCGCAGTCGCAAACGCTTCATTACAg ATGATACCAGTGATCGGTAAGAAGGATGCTGTGAAAGCACGAATGTCCACGATACGCGCGATCATTCAGAGACTTAGTTCGACTACAAATCATTTATTG GAGCAACTTGCAGCTTTCCTAGCCGGTCGACCGAGCGTTCCTAAAGTCACACACGTCCAGAGTCATCAACAAAACCACAATAACCACATGTCGCTGACTTCTAATCCACCGGTGAATGGCATCGAGTAA
- the LOC116432891 gene encoding lipid storage droplets surface-binding protein 1 isoform X2, translated as MARPNVKKRHSDLPQFEFVIRITNLPIVENSIHIASNVYDMIKRSNSLMSWSLDTAEQSLAIATASAKPAIYALNGPITTIDQLLCKGIDIVEQRVPSVHLPPHLPVLMRAGSVKQIGSQAANAAADRLNDALIAADKYVDHYLPADPADKVDDGNPAEPVSKTTRTIKHGARFSRKLQKRLTRRTLAEARALKEQGTECIHVLLYVVELLATDPKLAYQKAKELWATLSLPEPENQARPATLEQLLVLLTRESARRIVHLVNGTATLAKRTPRDLGRVLVRVSHQLLAVANASLQMIPVIGKKDAVKARMSTIRAIIQRLSSTTNHLLEQLAAFLAGRPSVPKVTHVQSHQQNHNNHMSLTSNPPVNGIE; from the exons ATGGCGCGGCCAAACGTGAAAAAGCGGCACTCAGATTTGCCGCAATTCGAATTTGTCATCAGGATTACAAATCTTCCCATCGTGGAGAACAGTATACATATTGCTAGTAACGTGTATGATATGATAAAG CGTTCAAACTCTTTAATGAGTTGGAGTTTGGACACTGCTGAACAGTCATTAGCGATCGCTACAGCATCCGCGAAACCAGCGATTTATGCGTTAAATGGCCCCATCACGACAATCGATCAGCTCCTCTGCAAAGGCATCGACATCGTTGAGCAAAGAGTGCCGTCTGTTCATCTACCTCCTCATCTT CCTGTCCTGATGCGAGCCGGAAGTGTAAAACAGATAGGAAGTCAGGCAGCGAACGCCGCGGCTGATAGATTAAACGATGCTTTGATCGCTGCTGACAAATATGTTGATCATTATTTGCCTGCTGATCCCGCCGATAAAGTAGAcg atGGTAACCCCGCAGAACCTGTAAGCAAGACTACTCGAACTATTAAGCATGGTGCCAGATTctcgagaaaactacagaagAGACTGACGCGTCGTACATTAGCAGAAGCTCGTGCCTTGAAGGAGCAGGGTACAGAATGCATTCATGTACTTTTATACGTTGTGGAACTG TTAGCAACAGATCCGAAATTAGCATATCAGAAAGCAAAGGAGCTATGGGCAACATTAAGTTTACCGGAGCCGGAGAATCAAGCTCGTCCAGCCACGTTGGAACAATTGTTGGTTCTGTTGACACGTGAATCTGCGCGCCGCATTGTTCATCTTGTAAATGGCACTGCAACATTAGCTAAAAGAACACCGCGTGACCTCGGCCGAGTTCTCGTTCGAGTGTCCCATCAATTGCTCGCAGTCGCAAACGCTTCATTACAg ATGATACCAGTGATCGGTAAGAAGGATGCTGTGAAAGCACGAATGTCCACGATACGCGCGATCATTCAGAGACTTAGTTCGACTACAAATCATTTATTG GAGCAACTTGCAGCTTTCCTAGCCGGTCGACCGAGCGTTCCTAAAGTCACACACGTCCAGAGTCATCAACAAAACCACAATAACCACATGTCGCTGACTTCTAATCCACCGGTGAATGGCATCGAGTAA